The following proteins come from a genomic window of Candidatus Palauibacter polyketidifaciens:
- a CDS encoding helix-hairpin-helix domain-containing protein: MWDLNRAERKALGAALVLVGTSLIARTLLAPEPGRVHGLEMIDPATDLEGVEGEVVAALTREQRAQTPLADGEQIDVNRAPADELRRLPGVGPSLAEALIEERERAPFSGTADLERVPGVGEVTARRLAPYLRFERGAPRSAPAPVASVSPGCPPGGARIDLNRASPAQLESLSGIGPALAARIIEDRSENGLFETPEAVTRVQGIGARTLARFRERVCAGTR, translated from the coding sequence GTGTGGGATCTGAATCGCGCGGAACGCAAGGCGCTGGGCGCGGCGCTGGTACTCGTGGGAACGAGCCTCATCGCTCGCACCCTCCTCGCGCCCGAGCCCGGGCGGGTACACGGTCTCGAAATGATCGACCCCGCGACGGATCTGGAGGGCGTCGAGGGCGAGGTCGTCGCCGCCCTGACCCGGGAGCAGCGGGCACAGACGCCACTCGCCGACGGGGAGCAGATCGATGTGAACCGCGCCCCGGCCGACGAACTGCGCCGGTTGCCCGGCGTCGGGCCGAGCCTTGCGGAGGCTCTCATCGAGGAACGGGAACGTGCTCCGTTCAGCGGAACCGCCGACCTGGAGCGGGTCCCTGGCGTGGGGGAGGTCACCGCGCGTCGCCTCGCGCCGTACCTCCGTTTCGAGCGCGGGGCGCCACGCTCGGCTCCCGCTCCCGTCGCGTCGGTGTCCCCGGGATGTCCGCCCGGAGGCGCACGGATCGATCTCAATCGGGCGAGTCCGGCACAACTCGAAAGCCTGTCCGGCATCGGGCCCGCCCTCGCGGCCCGCATCATCGAGGACCGAAGCGAGAACGGGCTGTTCGAGACGCCCGAGGCCGTCACGCGCGTGCAGGGCATCGGGGCACGCACCCTGGCCCGCTTCCGGGAACGGGTATGCGCGGGGACGCGATGA
- a CDS encoding energy transducer TonB: MRTTTRKRPDWRYRGASSRSRGRERAVWWGGMLASALLHAFLFFAWVRPAPEFEAAARPGVDPDLPAGGGGLRALRVSVPRRIEIPPPPRPVLAVDMPEIEIRETEIEVSSELLPVGAPAPSPGRGAGIGPGEEGVGGGEGDGYVSPIPRSVVPHWDPPGSVRGMEVTVRVFVDATGRPGLVELDPPTPDEGFNRDIMRQVRAWEYRPALRDGNPVDGWAEITFIF, from the coding sequence GTGCGCACGACGACAAGGAAACGGCCGGACTGGCGATACCGGGGGGCGTCATCGCGCTCCCGCGGCCGGGAGCGGGCCGTGTGGTGGGGCGGGATGCTCGCCTCCGCGCTCCTGCACGCCTTCCTCTTCTTCGCGTGGGTGCGCCCGGCGCCCGAGTTCGAGGCGGCGGCCCGGCCCGGCGTGGATCCGGATCTCCCCGCCGGCGGGGGCGGACTGAGAGCGCTACGGGTCTCCGTGCCCCGGCGGATCGAGATCCCTCCACCCCCGCGGCCCGTCCTCGCCGTCGACATGCCCGAGATCGAGATCCGGGAGACGGAGATCGAGGTGTCCTCCGAACTGCTCCCCGTCGGCGCGCCGGCGCCGTCGCCCGGGCGCGGGGCGGGGATCGGTCCCGGCGAAGAGGGGGTGGGCGGGGGCGAGGGCGACGGCTACGTGTCGCCCATCCCGAGATCCGTCGTGCCGCACTGGGACCCCCCCGGCTCCGTGCGCGGGATGGAGGTGACGGTGCGCGTCTTCGTCGACGCCACCGGGCGCCCGGGCCTCGTCGAACTGGATCCCCCGACCCCGGACGAGGGGTTCAACCGCGACATCATGCGACAGGTGCGGGCGTGGGAGTACCGGCCCGCGCTGCGCGACGGGAACCCCGTCGACGGCTGGGCCGAGATCACCTTCATCTTCTGA
- a CDS encoding ATPase, T2SS/T4P/T4SS family — MPATDTPATDTPASRRKRLASDPSVLRLIPADFASRHLVLPLRRAGRTLSVAMADPSDAALIDDLEFLTQFEIEAVRAGEHTLRQRIDRSYEAATTRGGGRAEGVAQASPAQASPAQASPVQADSAEAGEEPAVRLINNILVDAVHRGASDIHFEPYESELRVRYRVDGRLREIMRPPFRMAAALTSRLKILADLNIAERRIPQDGRIRLPVADRGIDFRVSTLPTLFGEKVVLRILDRERQAFDLESFGMEARAERALLAAIAQTSGMVLVTGPTGSGKTTTLYSALARLNTPEANIMTAEDPVEYSIEGINQVQVRPKIGLTFATTLRAFLRQDPNILMVGEIRDRETGGIAVKAALTGHLVLSTLHTTDAASTATRLVDMGIEAFNVAVAVKVITAQRLVGRICPDCRVDTSYAPEILNSVGLDTGRRGKGAFYRGAGCDSCGGSGYSGRQGLYEVLPMSPAIRRLVLAGASSEEIERCAVDEGMITLRQDGFTKVRTGIATLEDVLRETPA, encoded by the coding sequence ATGCCTGCCACGGACACGCCAGCCACGGACACTCCGGCCTCGAGGCGGAAGCGGCTCGCGTCGGATCCCAGCGTCCTTCGCCTCATCCCGGCGGACTTCGCGAGCCGGCATCTCGTGCTCCCGTTGCGGCGCGCCGGTCGGACGCTCTCCGTGGCAATGGCGGACCCGTCCGACGCGGCGCTCATCGACGACCTGGAGTTCCTCACCCAGTTCGAGATCGAAGCTGTAAGAGCGGGGGAACACACGCTGCGCCAAAGGATCGACCGGAGCTACGAAGCCGCCACGACGCGGGGCGGCGGGCGCGCGGAAGGGGTGGCCCAGGCATCGCCGGCCCAGGCATCGCCGGCCCAGGCATCGCCGGTCCAGGCAGATTCGGCCGAAGCCGGTGAGGAACCGGCCGTCAGGCTCATCAACAACATCCTCGTCGATGCGGTCCATCGCGGTGCTTCGGACATTCACTTCGAGCCGTACGAAAGTGAGCTTCGCGTTCGCTATCGCGTGGACGGGAGACTGCGCGAAATCATGCGCCCGCCCTTCCGGATGGCGGCGGCCCTGACGTCTCGCCTCAAGATCCTGGCGGACCTGAACATCGCGGAGCGCCGGATACCCCAGGACGGCCGGATCCGCCTGCCGGTCGCCGACCGGGGCATCGACTTCCGGGTCTCGACGCTTCCCACGCTGTTCGGTGAGAAGGTCGTCCTTCGAATCCTCGACAGGGAGCGGCAGGCCTTCGACCTCGAATCCTTCGGGATGGAGGCGCGGGCGGAGCGAGCGCTGCTCGCGGCGATCGCGCAAACCTCGGGCATGGTTCTGGTCACAGGTCCCACCGGGTCCGGGAAAACCACGACGCTCTACAGCGCGCTCGCGAGACTCAACACGCCCGAGGCGAACATCATGACCGCCGAGGATCCGGTCGAGTACAGCATCGAGGGAATCAACCAGGTCCAGGTTCGTCCGAAGATCGGCCTTACCTTCGCCACGACGCTTCGAGCCTTCCTGCGACAGGACCCGAACATCCTCATGGTGGGCGAGATCCGTGACCGCGAGACGGGCGGCATCGCCGTGAAGGCCGCGCTCACCGGCCATCTCGTGCTCTCCACCCTCCATACCACCGACGCCGCTTCGACCGCGACGCGACTCGTGGACATGGGGATCGAAGCGTTCAACGTGGCCGTCGCCGTGAAGGTCATCACCGCCCAGCGGCTCGTCGGCCGGATCTGTCCCGACTGTCGGGTCGATACGAGCTACGCACCCGAGATCCTGAATTCGGTCGGACTGGACACGGGCAGGCGGGGCAAGGGCGCCTTCTACCGCGGCGCGGGCTGCGATTCGTGCGGCGGGTCGGGGTATTCGGGTCGTCAGGGCCTGTATGAGGTCCTTCCGATGTCTCCCGCGATCCGCCGGCTGGTTCTGGCGGGCGCATCCTCGGAGGAGATCGAGCGCTGCGCCGTCGACGAAGGAATGATCACCCTGCGACAGGACGGGTTCACCAAGGTGAGAACGGGGATTGCAACACTCGAAGACGTGCTCAGAGAGACGCCGGCGTAG
- a CDS encoding type II secretion system F family protein: protein MTSVLADMGRRVRRRIFAPPARVKTRDLVLFTRQFSVMTSAGLPLTRTLETLALQAENPALRQVARDTLRDIEAGNTLAGALGRHPRVFSQLYVNMVHAGESGSRLDGLLDRLATFLEKSEEVRRKVKGAMLYPAVVLAVAMAVVATLLLFVIPTFETVFASFDATLPLPTRVVIRLSGIVQNWWWVLLAVAVGAALMLRRWIVTDAGRRHFDRMLLQLPVLGSLIRKAAVSRVTRTLGTLLSSGVPILEGLEITARTAGNRVIQEAIQASRDAIRRGDSIARPLRETRAFPPMVARMIHVGEETGDLDGMLARIADFYDDEVDAGAENLLRILEPILIVILGGLVGGMIIAMYLPIFELINAIQ, encoded by the coding sequence GTGACGTCCGTCCTGGCGGACATGGGCCGGCGCGTGCGGCGGCGCATCTTCGCGCCGCCGGCACGGGTGAAGACGCGTGATCTCGTACTCTTCACGCGGCAGTTCTCGGTGATGACCAGCGCAGGGTTGCCACTCACCCGGACGCTCGAAACCCTCGCGCTCCAGGCGGAGAACCCCGCGCTTCGGCAGGTGGCCCGCGACACGCTTCGCGATATCGAGGCCGGGAACACCCTGGCCGGCGCGCTCGGCAGACACCCCCGCGTCTTCTCACAGCTCTACGTGAACATGGTCCATGCCGGAGAGTCGGGGAGCAGGCTGGATGGGCTTCTCGACCGCCTCGCCACCTTCCTCGAGAAGAGCGAGGAGGTCCGCCGCAAGGTGAAGGGCGCCATGCTCTATCCCGCCGTCGTGCTCGCGGTGGCCATGGCCGTCGTTGCGACGCTCCTCCTCTTTGTGATCCCGACGTTCGAGACCGTGTTCGCGAGCTTCGATGCGACGCTCCCCCTTCCGACCCGCGTGGTCATCCGTCTCTCGGGGATTGTCCAGAACTGGTGGTGGGTGCTGCTGGCCGTGGCGGTCGGCGCGGCCCTGATGCTGCGCCGCTGGATCGTCACGGACGCGGGTCGGCGGCACTTCGACCGAATGCTGCTGCAACTGCCGGTTCTCGGTTCGCTGATCCGGAAGGCCGCGGTGTCCCGCGTCACACGGACCCTGGGAACGCTGCTCTCGTCGGGCGTTCCGATTCTGGAGGGACTCGAGATCACGGCGCGCACGGCGGGGAACCGCGTGATCCAGGAAGCGATACAGGCGAGTCGGGACGCGATCCGGCGGGGTGACTCCATTGCCCGGCCACTGCGCGAAACCCGGGCCTTCCCACCCATGGTGGCCCGAATGATTCACGTCGGAGAAGAGACAGGAGATCTCGATGGGATGCTGGCCCGGATCGCCGACTTCTACGACGACGAAGTCGATGCCGGCGCGGAGAATCTGCTGAGGATATTGGAGCCCATTCTCATCGTGATCCTCGGAGGTCTCGTCGGTGGGATGATCATCGCCATGTACCTCCCCATCTTCGAACTCATCAACGCGATCCAGTGA
- a CDS encoding glycine C-acetyltransferase encodes MMTLYEERDVMTSNVNRGLEHRLVSELGEMRENGVHKELLHIMGRQAPVVDIAGLGETINMCSNNYLGLCDEPSVMRAVKEGVDRYGAGTSSVRFICGTFDIHHELEAKIADFLETPASLTYTSAWNANEGLFAPLLGADDALISDRLNHACIIDGIRLCKARRFIYDHMDMDSLRDALEASRDARHRLVITDGIFSMEGEIAPLPEIRELCDRYDAIMAVDDSHATGVLGDTGRGTPEHFGMHGEVDIVTSTLGKALGGMAGGFTASSEAVIDYLVQASRTQLFTNALPCHSAAGAMAAIEHLEAHPELVARLRDNTEYYREGLIELGYKPIPGGTPIVPVIIGKTADAIRLSRELLREGVFVIGFGYPVVPRGEARIRCQLSAAHEREHIDAALAALKKVGERLNLI; translated from the coding sequence ATGATGACACTGTATGAGGAGCGGGATGTGATGACGTCGAATGTGAACCGGGGCCTCGAGCACCGCCTCGTCTCCGAACTCGGGGAGATGAGGGAGAACGGGGTTCACAAGGAACTGCTGCACATCATGGGGCGGCAGGCTCCGGTCGTGGACATCGCCGGTCTGGGCGAGACCATCAACATGTGCTCGAACAACTACCTCGGCCTGTGCGACGAACCTTCCGTGATGCGGGCGGTGAAGGAGGGGGTGGACCGGTACGGCGCGGGGACCTCCTCGGTGCGCTTCATCTGCGGAACGTTCGACATTCATCACGAGCTCGAGGCGAAGATCGCGGACTTCCTCGAGACGCCGGCCTCCCTCACCTACACCTCCGCGTGGAACGCGAACGAGGGCCTCTTCGCGCCCCTGCTGGGTGCGGATGACGCCCTGATCTCCGACCGCCTCAACCATGCGTGCATCATCGACGGGATCCGCCTCTGCAAGGCGCGGCGCTTCATATACGACCACATGGACATGGACTCGCTGCGCGACGCCCTCGAGGCGAGCCGCGACGCGCGCCACCGGCTCGTCATCACGGACGGCATCTTCTCGATGGAAGGGGAGATCGCGCCGCTGCCGGAGATCCGGGAATTGTGCGACCGGTACGACGCGATCATGGCCGTGGACGACTCGCACGCGACGGGGGTGCTGGGCGACACGGGACGCGGGACGCCCGAACACTTCGGCATGCACGGCGAGGTCGACATCGTCACGTCGACGCTGGGCAAGGCGCTCGGGGGCATGGCGGGCGGCTTCACGGCCAGTTCCGAAGCCGTGATCGACTATCTCGTCCAGGCGTCGCGTACGCAGCTGTTCACGAACGCCCTGCCCTGCCATTCGGCGGCCGGGGCGATGGCCGCGATCGAGCACCTGGAGGCGCACCCGGAACTCGTGGCCCGGCTCCGCGACAACACGGAGTATTACCGGGAGGGACTCATCGAACTCGGATACAAGCCGATTCCCGGCGGCACGCCCATCGTCCCCGTCATCATCGGAAAGACGGCGGACGCGATACGTCTCAGCCGCGAACTGCTGCGCGAGGGGGTCTTCGTCATCGGGTTCGGGTATCCCGTGGTCCCGCGCGGCGAGGCCCGGATCCGCTGTCAGCTGTCGGCCGCGCACGAACGCGAGCACATCGACGCCGCCCTCGCCGCCCTCAAGAAGGTGGGCGAGCGGCTCAACCTGATCTGA
- a CDS encoding GspH/FimT family pseudopilin: MQQDGSGRSRGSPTGRSGFSLVEVAVALAVTGLAAAFIISRNPLDRFSLTRAARVAESQLALARLHAMATHAPTAVTLAGTRLEVSRQGGSLLSRVDLGRHTLGRLDSVRLQPSTLRFNARGHGSPGSVYLYRGDRGIRLVSNFVGRVRPVPFEH, from the coding sequence GTGCAGCAAGACGGATCAGGTAGATCGCGTGGATCCCCCACAGGGCGGAGTGGGTTCAGTCTGGTGGAGGTCGCGGTCGCGCTGGCGGTTACAGGCCTGGCCGCGGCCTTCATCATCTCTCGCAACCCCCTCGACCGTTTCAGCCTGACGCGAGCCGCCAGGGTAGCGGAGTCGCAACTCGCACTGGCACGTCTCCACGCCATGGCGACCCATGCGCCGACCGCGGTGACGCTTGCGGGAACCCGGCTCGAGGTATCGCGGCAAGGGGGTTCACTGCTGTCTCGCGTCGACCTCGGGAGGCACACTCTAGGCCGGCTCGACTCGGTGCGGCTGCAGCCCTCCACCCTCCGCTTCAACGCGCGAGGACACGGATCCCCCGGCAGCGTCTACCTGTATCGCGGCGACCGGGGCATTCGGCTGGTGTCGAACTTCGTGGGCCGGGTTCGCCCGGTACCTTTTGAACATTGA
- the tdh gene encoding L-threonine 3-dehydrogenase, which translates to MKAIRKPGPAPGLVLCDAPVPEIRSRDVLVKVRRAGICGTDLHIHQWDRWSRHRVNPPVILGHEFMGEVVETGRLVRNIEIGDRVSAEGHLVCGHCEYCGTEQAHVCRDTRIIGIDRDGAFAEYVSIPAANIIHVPDSIDDDLAAVFDPLGNAFHTVLHTDVAGRVVAVVGCGPIGLFAVGIARAAGASRVIAVEPHEGRRELAARMGAHDCLDPADGEVEAQIVDLTHGYGAHVVCEMSGHPDGVRSAFRMCRNGGQVRLLGLPKDAVEVDFARDVIFKGIHVYGVVGRLMYRTWIEMRDFLAAGRLDVEPVITHRLPFDRFEEGFDAMYSGEAAKVVLALD; encoded by the coding sequence ATGAAAGCGATCCGCAAACCCGGGCCGGCCCCCGGCCTCGTGCTGTGCGACGCGCCGGTGCCCGAGATTCGCTCCCGCGACGTGCTCGTCAAGGTGCGACGGGCGGGGATCTGCGGCACGGATCTGCACATTCACCAGTGGGACCGCTGGTCGCGGCATCGCGTGAACCCGCCCGTCATCCTCGGCCACGAATTCATGGGAGAAGTCGTCGAGACGGGCCGGCTGGTTCGGAACATCGAGATCGGCGACCGCGTCTCGGCGGAGGGGCACCTGGTCTGCGGACACTGCGAGTACTGCGGCACCGAGCAGGCGCACGTTTGCCGGGACACCCGGATCATCGGCATCGACCGGGACGGCGCCTTCGCCGAGTACGTCTCCATCCCCGCGGCGAACATCATCCACGTCCCCGATTCCATCGACGACGATCTGGCGGCCGTGTTCGACCCGCTCGGGAACGCTTTCCACACGGTTCTGCACACGGATGTGGCGGGTCGGGTCGTCGCGGTGGTCGGATGCGGTCCGATCGGCCTGTTCGCCGTCGGGATCGCGCGTGCGGCGGGAGCTTCCAGAGTCATCGCGGTCGAGCCGCACGAGGGGCGGCGGGAACTCGCAGCGCGCATGGGTGCGCACGACTGCCTCGATCCGGCGGACGGAGAGGTGGAGGCGCAGATCGTCGACCTCACGCACGGTTACGGCGCCCACGTGGTGTGCGAGATGAGCGGTCACCCCGACGGCGTGCGTTCGGCGTTCCGCATGTGCCGCAACGGTGGCCAAGTCCGGTTGCTGGGGCTTCCCAAGGACGCGGTGGAGGTCGACTTCGCGCGCGACGTCATCTTCAAGGGTATCCATGTGTACGGCGTGGTGGGGCGGCTCATGTACCGGACGTGGATCGAGATGCGGGACTTCCTGGCGGCGGGACGTCTCGATGTCGAGCCGGTGATCACCCACCGGCTCCCGTTCGACCGCTTCGAGGAAGGGTTCGACGCCATGTATTCCGGCGAGGCGGCGAAGGTCGTCCTCGCGCTGGATTAG
- a CDS encoding prepilin-type N-terminal cleavage/methylation domain-containing protein codes for MRRTTKGGTEGFTLIELLIVVVIIGILAAIAIPQFTSTKEKAFDAAAQSDLRNMMTAEEAYFFNHQAYAAVSVAAGGDADLDGDGTPDFQASTNITVAVTAYTDGYQITAKHASSPNTWCVNSSSANASGAVGQIIEATSC; via the coding sequence ATGAGGAGAACGACGAAGGGTGGTACGGAGGGGTTCACACTGATCGAACTGCTGATCGTGGTCGTCATCATCGGCATTCTCGCGGCCATCGCGATTCCGCAGTTCACAAGTACGAAGGAGAAGGCGTTCGACGCCGCCGCGCAGAGCGACCTTCGCAACATGATGACGGCGGAGGAAGCGTACTTCTTCAACCACCAGGCGTATGCCGCCGTCAGCGTGGCCGCCGGCGGAGACGCGGACCTGGATGGCGACGGGACACCGGATTTTCAGGCCAGCACGAACATCACGGTGGCGGTGACCGCCTATACGGACGGCTACCAGATCACGGCGAAACACGCATCCTCGCCGAACACGTGGTGCGTCAATTCGTCGTCCGCGAACGCCTCGGGAGCCGTCGGACAGATCATCGAGGCCACCAGTTGCTAG
- a CDS encoding type IV pilus twitching motility protein PilT — translation MDARLVELLSEMVERGASDLHLTAGECPKLRIDGDLTDSRADGVLYPEDTAALGRSMLSKDQRARVAGEPDFDFGFAIPGLSRFRANLFRQRGSVACAIRRVPVEIPSLRELGVPSVVGRLADKPRGLVLVTGPTGSGKSTTLAAMVDRINTARAGHIVTIEDPIEFVHPHKRCIVNQREIGQDTPDFANALRYALRQDPDVILIGELRDPETIQAALTVAETGHLALGTLHTRSAAASIHRIIDAFPSHRQEQVRAQFAHVFEGVITQTLLRRAQGGGRVVACEILVATPAVRALIREAKVHQIHSAMQAARRFGMRTLNDALHRLYVRRQVHFDECLRITSDAAEFRRMASTSAPDRSAR, via the coding sequence ATGGACGCACGTCTGGTTGAACTGCTGAGCGAGATGGTCGAACGGGGTGCGTCCGATCTGCACCTGACGGCGGGCGAATGCCCGAAGCTCCGGATCGACGGCGACCTCACGGACAGTCGTGCGGACGGCGTGCTGTACCCGGAGGATACCGCGGCTCTCGGCCGTTCGATGCTCTCGAAGGACCAGCGCGCGCGTGTCGCGGGCGAGCCCGACTTCGATTTCGGCTTCGCGATTCCCGGCCTCTCCCGCTTTCGTGCGAACCTGTTCCGGCAGCGAGGAAGCGTGGCGTGCGCCATCCGCCGCGTGCCGGTGGAGATCCCAAGCCTGCGTGAACTGGGCGTTCCATCGGTCGTCGGCCGGCTGGCGGACAAGCCGCGCGGACTCGTGCTGGTCACGGGCCCCACCGGCTCGGGCAAATCGACGACGCTGGCGGCGATGGTGGACCGCATCAACACGGCCCGCGCCGGCCACATCGTGACGATCGAGGATCCGATCGAATTCGTGCATCCACACAAACGCTGCATCGTGAACCAGCGCGAGATCGGGCAGGACACGCCCGACTTCGCCAACGCCCTCCGTTACGCGCTGCGGCAGGACCCCGACGTCATCCTCATTGGCGAATTGCGGGATCCCGAGACGATCCAGGCCGCGCTCACCGTCGCGGAGACCGGGCACCTTGCGCTCGGCACGCTGCACACGCGTTCGGCGGCGGCGTCGATCCACCGGATCATCGATGCGTTCCCGTCACACCGGCAGGAGCAGGTGCGCGCCCAGTTTGCCCACGTCTTCGAGGGCGTCATCACCCAGACGCTGCTTCGCCGGGCGCAGGGCGGCGGCCGCGTCGTGGCCTGCGAGATTCTCGTCGCGACGCCCGCGGTTCGGGCATTGATCCGGGAGGCGAAGGTCCATCAGATCCATTCCGCGATGCAGGCCGCGCGCAGGTTCGGCATGCGGACCCTCAACGACGCGCTCCACCGGCTCTATGTCCGACGGCAGGTGCACTTCGACGAATGCCTCCGGATCACCTCCGATGCCGCCGAATTCCGTCGGATGGCGAGCACGTCCGCGCCGGACAGATCCGCACGGTGA